The nucleotide sequence CCAGTACAGCGAATTCATGTTCAACCGTGGACACTGGAAGAAATTGCAGGTCACCGATGACGGCCCCGAAGTCGCCGCGCGGGACAAACGGGGGGACCCCAGTTATTCGGTCGCCGATGCAGATGACCAGACCTTCACGACGGATTTTCTGACCGACCGGACCATGGATTTTATCCGTGACAGTGGCGACCAACCGTTCTTGGCCGTGGTCAGTTATCCCGATCCGCACGGCCCCAACACCGTCCGTAAGCCATATGACACGCGGTTTGAATCGATGCGATTTTTGCCGCCACGGACTTACGGTCGCGATGATTTGCCCACGCCAAACTGGTTGGGCAGCGCCAAAAAACATCCCAAGTTTCAGGGCGACCTGATGGCCCAGTACTTTGGCATGGTCCAGTGCATCGACGACAACATCGGGCGAATGTTGGACCTGTTGCAGTCGAGCGGAAAACTGGACAACACGATCGTGCTGATGACCAGCGATCATGGTGACCTGTGTTTTGAACACGACCGATTGAACAAAGGCAATCCGTACGAAGGGTCGGCTCGGGTCCCGATGCTGATTCGGTATCCCGCCGCCGTGCCGGCCGGTGTGGTCGTTGACCAGCCGATGGGGACCGTCGACTTGACGCCGACCGTGGTCGGCATGACCGGTGTGTCTTGTGACGCGACGTTTGCCGGACGAGACCTGAGCGGCGTTTTTGCGAGTTCCGGCAATGCAAGTGACGACGATCCGCCGGTCACGTTCTTGCGAAACGCAGGTGTCAAGGCCGGCTGGGTTGCGGCCGTTGACCCACGTTACAAACTGATTCTGTCGGTCAATGACCGGCCATGGTTGTTTGACAACCAAGCCGATCCCGACGAATTATTGAACTTCTACGGACGCGGGGATTCGGACGTCGTGGTGCGTCGTTTGGCCGATGCCTTGGCCGAATACGCCAAGGCCACCCAGGATCCGCATTTCGACAACGCCAAGATTGCCGCAGCGCTGCGGCAATGCTTGACGCCGTAATCGAAGGCGTGTCAACCGTTGGTTACTTAGCGTTGCACCCGAGCCGAGCCGCCTTTGGCGAACGCTTCGACCTCCGACAAGGTGGCCCGTGACACGTCGCCGGGGAACGTCGTCAACAGGGCGCCGTGTGCCCATCCGATTCGCAAGGCTTCCTGCGGATCGCGGCCGTCCAACAGGCTGTAGATCAAACCCGATGCAAATCCGTCGCCGCCACCGATGCGGTCGATGACGTCCAGTTCGGCCGTCGGTGCGACGTATTCTTTGCCGTCGTACCACAGCACGGCCGACCAACTGTGTCGATTGGTGCTGTGGACTTCACGCAGTGTGGTGGCGACCAGCTTGATGTTGGGGAATTTTTCAACTGCTCTGCCGATCATGGCAAAGAAGTTTTTGGGGTCCAGCTTGGCGGCTTTCTTCTCTTCCACGTCCGGGCCCTGGATGCCCAAACCTTTCTGCAGGTCTTCTTCGTTGC is from Crateriforma conspicua and encodes:
- a CDS encoding sulfatase family protein, producing the protein MVLCRCTRLLHSRLVALVGAVIVLSQSAGAASPNVLVIITDEHNFRTLGCYRDLMPAEQAEMWGPGAIVPTPHLDRLADEGGICTRAFATSPVCSPSRAAMITGLYPHTTGVPANDLELRQDIPTLATVLGDAGYRTAFVGKWHLGGDSKPGWAPKIDGGFQYSEFMFNRGHWKKLQVTDDGPEVAARDKRGDPSYSVADADDQTFTTDFLTDRTMDFIRDSGDQPFLAVVSYPDPHGPNTVRKPYDTRFESMRFLPPRTYGRDDLPTPNWLGSAKKHPKFQGDLMAQYFGMVQCIDDNIGRMLDLLQSSGKLDNTIVLMTSDHGDLCFEHDRLNKGNPYEGSARVPMLIRYPAAVPAGVVVDQPMGTVDLTPTVVGMTGVSCDATFAGRDLSGVFASSGNASDDDPPVTFLRNAGVKAGWVAAVDPRYKLILSVNDRPWLFDNQADPDELLNFYGRGDSDVVVRRLADALAEYAKATQDPHFDNAKIAAALRQCLTP